One part of the Halopenitus persicus genome encodes these proteins:
- the ggt gene encoding gamma-glutamyltransferase, producing MDPNLDRFTSRRSTVYGQRGVVATSQPLAAQAGIETLRDGGNAFDAAVATAAALNVVEPTSTGLGGDVFALYRTADDEVGAMRACGGAPADATIEAVRDRLGPDADGMPFRGPHTVTVPGTARGWEATARELGRKPLDELLQPAIRYATEGFPVSEVVASQWEHGEEVFETDHARAAFLFGDAAPKAGQFVTLPKLGESLRRVAEDGADVVYEGGIAEAIATAVQEQGGFLTVEDLADFSVEWPDPVSTTYNGATVHELPPNNQGLIALEALNVAAELDAGECAYGSVDRVHRLAEAMKVAFHDGHRYITDPDYEDHPPLGSTEWARRRAQEVGPRANHDVSFGVPNANAEDADTVLLTVADDEGNVVSYINSRFAGFGSGLVAGETGIALQNRGASFSLDPDHPNALEPEKRPFHTLIPGIARLGDADWAAFGVMGGYMQPQGHLQVITNVVDYGMPIQRALDEPRWRYRESGELALEPQFDDELAAGLVRRGHRVRTLTASEFGGAQLVRNDDGVLSGATDPRKDGNAQGY from the coding sequence ATGGATCCGAACCTGGACCGGTTCACGTCCCGACGCTCGACGGTGTACGGGCAGCGTGGCGTGGTCGCCACGAGCCAGCCGCTGGCCGCGCAGGCCGGCATCGAGACCCTCCGCGACGGAGGCAACGCCTTCGACGCGGCCGTCGCGACCGCGGCGGCGCTGAACGTGGTCGAGCCGACCTCGACCGGCCTCGGCGGCGACGTCTTCGCGCTCTACCGCACCGCCGACGACGAGGTGGGCGCGATGCGCGCCTGCGGCGGCGCGCCGGCCGACGCGACGATCGAGGCGGTCCGCGACCGACTCGGCCCCGACGCCGACGGGATGCCGTTTCGGGGTCCACACACGGTGACCGTCCCCGGAACCGCCCGGGGCTGGGAGGCGACCGCGCGGGAGCTGGGTCGCAAGCCGCTCGACGAGCTGCTCCAGCCCGCGATCCGCTACGCGACCGAGGGGTTCCCCGTCTCCGAGGTCGTCGCCTCCCAGTGGGAACACGGCGAGGAGGTCTTCGAGACCGACCACGCGCGCGCTGCGTTCCTCTTCGGGGACGCCGCCCCGAAGGCCGGCCAGTTCGTCACGCTGCCGAAGCTCGGCGAGTCGCTCCGCCGGGTCGCCGAGGACGGCGCCGACGTCGTCTACGAGGGCGGGATCGCCGAGGCGATCGCGACCGCGGTGCAGGAGCAGGGCGGGTTCCTGACCGTCGAGGACCTCGCCGACTTCTCGGTCGAGTGGCCCGACCCTGTTTCGACGACCTACAACGGGGCGACGGTCCACGAACTGCCGCCGAACAACCAGGGGCTCATCGCGCTCGAGGCGCTGAACGTCGCCGCCGAGCTCGACGCCGGCGAGTGCGCGTACGGCTCGGTCGACCGGGTCCACCGGCTCGCGGAGGCGATGAAGGTCGCGTTCCACGACGGCCATCGGTACATCACCGATCCCGACTACGAGGACCACCCGCCGCTCGGATCGACGGAGTGGGCCCGACGGCGCGCCCAGGAGGTCGGCCCGCGTGCGAATCACGACGTCTCCTTCGGGGTCCCGAACGCGAACGCGGAGGACGCCGACACCGTCCTGTTGACCGTCGCAGACGACGAGGGGAACGTCGTCTCCTACATCAACTCCCGGTTCGCTGGCTTCGGATCGGGGCTCGTGGCCGGCGAGACGGGGATCGCCCTGCAGAACCGCGGCGCCTCGTTCTCGCTCGACCCCGACCACCCGAACGCGCTCGAGCCGGAGAAGCGCCCCTTCCACACCCTCATTCCGGGGATCGCGCGGCTCGGCGATGCCGACTGGGCGGCTTTCGGCGTGATGGGTGGCTACATGCAGCCCCAGGGCCACCTCCAGGTGATCACGAACGTCGTCGACTACGGAATGCCGATCCAGCGCGCGCTCGACGAGCCGCGCTGGCGATACCGGGAGTCGGGGGAACTCGCGCTCGAACCGCAGTTCGACGACGAGCTCGCCGCCGGACTCGTCCGGCGGGGCCACCGGGTTCGAACCCTCACCGCGAGCGAGTTCGGCGGGGCACAGCTCGTCCGGAACGACGACGGCGTGCTCTCGGGGGCGACCGACCCGCGAAAGGACGGCAACGCGCAGGGATACTGA
- a CDS encoding M24 family metallopeptidase encodes MSRNLFTESEYERRVERTRERLREEGLDAIVVADPANMNYLAGYDGWSFYVHQAVIVTRERDEPVWVGRDMDGNGARATTWLSEESIRAYSDDHVHSPYDLHPMDYVAGVLEDLGVADGRIGLEMDASYFTAKSYTRLQSNLPDADFEDATLLVGWIRIKKSEQELEYMREAARISEEAMLAGLDAIDAGVPEYEAAAAIYERLIRGTDEYGGDYPSIVPLMPSGDHTGTPHLTWTDRPFSDDELVLIELSGCRHRYHSPLARTAYVGDPPAEVRETAEVVIEGIEAALDAVEPGVTCEAVEKAWRETIAQYGLEKEDRIGYSMGLGYPPDWGEHTASIRPGDETVLEEDMTFHMIPGIWEDDFGVELSETFHVTATGAEPLADFPRELFTI; translated from the coding sequence ATGTCACGAAACCTCTTCACCGAATCGGAGTACGAACGGCGCGTCGAACGCACGAGGGAACGCCTGCGCGAGGAAGGGCTCGACGCGATCGTGGTCGCCGACCCGGCGAACATGAACTACCTCGCCGGCTACGACGGCTGGTCCTTCTACGTTCATCAGGCCGTGATCGTCACCCGGGAGCGCGACGAGCCGGTGTGGGTCGGCCGGGACATGGACGGCAACGGCGCCCGCGCGACCACGTGGCTCTCCGAGGAGAGCATCCGGGCGTACAGCGACGACCACGTCCACTCGCCGTACGACCTTCATCCGATGGACTACGTCGCGGGCGTCCTGGAGGACCTCGGGGTCGCGGACGGCCGGATCGGCCTGGAGATGGACGCCTCCTACTTCACCGCGAAGTCGTACACGCGGCTACAGTCGAACCTCCCCGACGCCGACTTCGAGGACGCCACGCTGCTGGTCGGGTGGATCCGCATTAAGAAGTCCGAGCAGGAGCTCGAATACATGCGCGAGGCCGCCCGCATCTCGGAGGAGGCGATGCTGGCCGGCCTGGACGCGATCGATGCCGGCGTCCCCGAGTACGAGGCCGCCGCGGCGATCTACGAGCGCCTGATCCGCGGAACGGACGAATACGGCGGCGACTACCCCTCGATCGTGCCGCTGATGCCCTCCGGCGACCACACCGGCACGCCCCATCTCACCTGGACCGACCGGCCGTTCAGCGACGACGAGCTCGTGCTCATCGAGCTGTCGGGCTGCCGGCACCGGTACCACTCGCCGCTGGCGCGGACCGCCTACGTCGGCGACCCGCCCGCGGAAGTGCGGGAGACGGCCGAGGTCGTCATCGAGGGGATCGAGGCCGCCCTCGACGCCGTCGAGCCCGGCGTCACCTGCGAGGCCGTCGAGAAGGCCTGGCGGGAGACGATCGCCCAGTACGGCCTCGAGAAGGAGGACCGGATCGGCTACTCGATGGGGCTCGGCTACCCGCCGGACTGGGGCGAGCACACCGCCAGCATCCGACCCGGCGACGAGACCGTCCTCGAGGAGGACATGACGTTCCACATGATCCCGGGCATCTGGGAGGACGACTTCGGCGTCGAGCTGTCGGAGACGTTCCACGTGACGGCCACCGGCGCCGAGCCCCTCGCCGACTTCCCGCGCGAGCTGTTCACGATCTAG
- a CDS encoding enoyl-CoA hydratase/isomerase family protein has product MTGNDADADASAADATAATDDADVIEAAADCDTVDVAVDDLAEGVATITISRPDARNALDATVREEFSSVLAAVDDDDSVRVVVVTGDPEGKAFVAGADVGEFRDRDAIDQREVSERPRIYERVAELSKPVIARINGHALGGGCELAQACDVRIASTRAKLGQPEINLGIIPGGGGTQRLPRIVGTGQALRLILSGELIDAAEAAEIGLVDEVYEPDELDERVAELAGMMADKSLVALEFAKDAVRASGQLGLEDGIEYEAELFSQLFATADKDEGIAAFFEDRDPEWNDA; this is encoded by the coding sequence ATGACTGGAAACGACGCCGACGCGGACGCGTCCGCCGCGGATGCGACCGCCGCGACCGACGATGCCGATGTCATCGAAGCCGCAGCCGACTGTGACACCGTCGACGTGGCGGTCGACGACCTCGCCGAGGGTGTCGCGACGATCACGATCTCGCGACCGGACGCGCGGAACGCGCTCGATGCGACGGTCCGCGAGGAGTTCTCGAGCGTCCTCGCGGCGGTCGACGACGACGATTCGGTCCGGGTCGTCGTGGTGACCGGCGACCCCGAGGGGAAGGCGTTCGTCGCGGGCGCGGACGTGGGCGAGTTCCGCGACCGGGACGCGATCGACCAGCGCGAGGTCAGCGAGCGCCCCCGGATCTACGAGCGCGTCGCGGAGCTCTCGAAGCCCGTGATCGCCCGGATCAACGGCCACGCGCTGGGCGGTGGCTGCGAGCTCGCGCAGGCGTGTGACGTTCGGATCGCCTCCACGCGCGCGAAGCTCGGCCAGCCCGAGATCAACCTGGGTATCATCCCCGGCGGCGGCGGCACGCAGCGGCTCCCCCGGATCGTCGGCACCGGGCAGGCATTGCGGTTGATCCTCTCCGGCGAGCTGATCGACGCCGCGGAGGCGGCCGAGATCGGCCTCGTCGACGAGGTGTACGAGCCCGACGAGCTCGACGAGCGAGTCGCCGAGCTGGCGGGAATGATGGCCGACAAGAGCCTCGTGGCGCTCGAGTTCGCCAAGGACGCGGTCCGGGCGAGCGGGCAACTCGGGCTCGAGGACGGCATCGAATACGAGGCCGAGCTGTTCAGCCAGCTGTTCGCCACCGCCGACAAGGACGAGGGGATCGCGGCGTTCTTCGAGGACCGCGACCCCGAGTGGAACGACGCCTAA
- a CDS encoding NUDIX hydrolase, with amino-acid sequence MSEDRSDRQSTDAGESASSAGTPADPPLGHEPAADLRDLPAFSDGRSHSLPGEPDWPVESVAVEYETGWLTAGYDRVEQPDGTAKDYYWAELPPATVVVAIADDEVLFVEQYRPTIRQQQLELPAGIVERGESYADAAARELAEETGFAPAETTLLQEVWCSTGVLRHRRGYVLARGLEAVERDLDTNEFLDPRAVSVDEALETARRPGCNDATLEGLLIAKADGYLDDR; translated from the coding sequence ATGAGTGAGGATCGCTCCGACCGACAGTCGACGGATGCGGGAGAATCCGCCTCATCAGCCGGGACGCCCGCCGACCCGCCGCTCGGGCACGAACCGGCCGCCGATCTCCGCGATCTCCCGGCCTTCTCCGACGGCCGGAGCCACTCGCTGCCCGGCGAGCCGGACTGGCCCGTCGAGTCGGTCGCCGTCGAGTACGAGACGGGCTGGTTGACCGCCGGCTACGACCGGGTCGAGCAGCCCGATGGCACCGCGAAGGACTACTACTGGGCGGAGCTGCCGCCCGCGACCGTCGTGGTCGCGATCGCCGACGACGAGGTCCTGTTCGTCGAACAGTACCGACCCACGATCCGCCAGCAGCAGCTCGAGCTGCCGGCCGGGATCGTCGAGCGCGGCGAGTCCTACGCGGACGCCGCCGCGCGCGAGCTGGCCGAGGAGACCGGCTTCGCGCCCGCCGAGACGACGCTGCTCCAGGAGGTGTGGTGTTCCACCGGCGTGTTGCGCCACCGGCGCGGCTACGTGCTCGCCCGGGGGCTCGAGGCGGTCGAACGGGACCTGGACACGAACGAGTTCCTCGACCCGCGCGCGGTGAGCGTCGACGAGGCGCTCGAAACCGCCCGACGCCCCGGCTGTAACGACGCGACCCTCGAGGGGCTGCTGATCGCGAAAGCTGACGGTTACCTCGACGATCGGTGA
- a CDS encoding NAD+ synthase, producing MTNPPEGSVLLSDDPPLDLRLSEAELETTRDRIVSFIAETVEAAGAEGAVLGLSGGIDSTLTAYLAVTALGADGLHGITMPATVNDPETMSDAERVAEELGIDYDVVEIDPIAETIFDRYPAAAEDATAKGNVYVRTRAVLNYFVANAENRIVLGTGNRSEAATGYFTKYGDQAVDCNPIGNLYKMQVRQLAAHVGVPRDLVMQTPTAGMWTGQTDESEMGVDYDTLDAILATHVHGPLSKDATVRELGVEPEQVETVVDLHAASAHKRRLPPAPDR from the coding sequence ATGACGAACCCGCCCGAGGGATCCGTCCTGTTGTCCGATGACCCGCCGCTCGACCTCCGGCTCTCGGAGGCCGAACTCGAAACGACCCGCGACCGGATCGTCTCGTTCATCGCGGAGACGGTCGAGGCCGCCGGCGCCGAGGGTGCCGTCCTCGGGCTTTCCGGCGGGATCGACTCGACGCTCACCGCCTACCTCGCTGTGACGGCGCTGGGCGCGGACGGGCTCCACGGGATCACGATGCCCGCGACGGTCAACGACCCGGAGACGATGAGCGACGCCGAACGCGTCGCCGAGGAGCTGGGGATCGACTACGACGTCGTCGAGATCGACCCCATCGCCGAGACGATCTTCGATCGCTATCCGGCGGCGGCCGAGGACGCGACCGCGAAGGGAAACGTCTACGTCCGGACCCGGGCCGTGCTCAACTACTTCGTCGCCAACGCCGAGAACCGGATCGTTCTCGGGACCGGCAACCGGTCGGAGGCCGCGACGGGCTATTTCACCAAGTACGGCGACCAGGCGGTCGACTGCAACCCGATCGGCAACCTCTACAAGATGCAGGTGCGCCAGCTGGCCGCCCACGTCGGGGTTCCCCGCGACCTGGTGATGCAGACGCCGACCGCCGGAATGTGGACCGGCCAGACCGACGAATCGGAGATGGGCGTCGATTACGACACCCTGGACGCGATCCTCGCGACCCACGTCCACGGTCCCCTTTCGAAGGACGCCACGGTCCGTGAGCTCGGCGTCGAACCCGAGCAGGTCGAGACGGTCGTCGATCTTCACGCGGCAAGCGCGCACAAACGTCGCCTGCCCCCCGCGCCGGACCGATAA
- a CDS encoding tRNA sulfurtransferase: MTTGPAPPIGAARVPPGADAVLVRVGAIGTKSERVRYEMQSQLGRNLRALLADRGIDASVRHRRNRPILEPTGSGAGSDAASSPDDHPDPGTVAAAVDAATDAPGVVSASPAVTVAPTATAVTDALATVAADRFDGGSFAVRVNRVGDHPFTSEDLEREGGSAVFEAVTDRDPTVDLEDPDVTFRADVADEEAFVFVEKHPGPGGLPLGSQRPLIALLSGGIDSPVAAFEVMRRGAPVTPVYLDLGDFGGPDHRARAEEAARTLAEYAPNHLDAIHVVDAGDVCRRLAGTLEQGRMLVFRRFMYRVAADISADRGATGVVTGEVIGQKSSQTTQNLSVLDSVTDFPIHRPLLTLDKPTIVERAERIGTRDTADITVGCDRFAPDRVETRAGREQIADIEPDWLRDAAREAADGAERVPL, encoded by the coding sequence ATGACGACCGGTCCCGCTCCGCCGATCGGCGCCGCCCGCGTGCCGCCGGGAGCCGACGCCGTCCTCGTCCGCGTCGGCGCCATCGGCACCAAGAGCGAGCGCGTCCGGTACGAGATGCAGTCGCAGCTCGGCCGGAACCTGCGCGCGCTCCTCGCCGACCGCGGGATCGACGCGTCGGTTCGACACCGCCGAAACCGGCCGATTCTGGAGCCGACGGGGTCCGGGGCCGGTTCCGACGCGGCGTCGTCGCCGGACGACCATCCGGATCCGGGGACCGTCGCCGCCGCCGTCGACGCCGCGACCGACGCGCCGGGCGTGGTCTCCGCGAGCCCGGCGGTGACCGTCGCTCCCACGGCGACGGCGGTCACGGACGCGCTGGCGACCGTCGCGGCCGACCGGTTCGACGGCGGAAGCTTCGCGGTCCGGGTCAACCGCGTCGGCGACCATCCGTTCACGAGCGAGGACCTCGAGCGCGAGGGGGGCAGCGCGGTCTTCGAGGCGGTCACGGACCGGGACCCGACCGTGGACCTGGAGGACCCGGACGTGACGTTCCGCGCCGACGTCGCCGACGAGGAGGCGTTCGTCTTCGTCGAGAAGCATCCGGGGCCGGGCGGGCTCCCGCTGGGGAGCCAGCGGCCCCTGATCGCCCTGCTTTCGGGCGGGATCGACTCGCCGGTGGCCGCCTTCGAGGTGATGCGGCGCGGCGCGCCGGTCACGCCGGTCTATCTCGACCTGGGCGATTTCGGCGGTCCGGACCACCGCGCCCGGGCCGAGGAGGCGGCTCGAACCCTGGCGGAGTACGCCCCGAACCATCTCGACGCGATCCACGTCGTCGACGCCGGCGATGTCTGTCGGCGGCTCGCAGGGACGCTCGAGCAGGGTCGGATGCTCGTCTTCCGCCGGTTCATGTACCGGGTCGCCGCGGATATCTCGGCGGACCGCGGCGCCACCGGAGTCGTCACGGGGGAGGTGATCGGCCAGAAGTCGAGCCAGACCACACAGAACCTCTCCGTGCTCGACTCCGTCACCGACTTTCCGATCCACCGGCCGCTGCTCACGCTCGACAAGCCGACGATCGTCGAGCGGGCCGAGCGGATCGGCACCCGCGACACCGCCGACATCACGGTCGGCTGCGACCGGTTCGCGCCCGACCGGGTCGAGACGCGGGCCGGCCGCGAGCAGATCGCCGACATCGAACCCGACTGGCTGCGCGACGCCGCCCGCGAGGCGGCCGACGGAGCCGAGCGCGTCCCGTTGTAG
- a CDS encoding translation initiation factor IF-5A, translating to MPREQKQVRELQEGSYVMMEESPCKINHYSTAKPGKHGSAKARIEGKGVFDDKKRSLSQPVDAKVWVPIIERKQGQVVSVSGDDAQVMDLDTYETFTMRIPEDESLASDDEIEYLEYEGQRKIVG from the coding sequence ATGCCTCGTGAGCAAAAGCAGGTTCGCGAACTGCAAGAGGGCAGCTACGTGATGATGGAGGAGTCGCCGTGCAAGATCAACCACTACAGCACCGCGAAGCCGGGGAAACACGGCAGCGCCAAGGCCCGCATCGAGGGCAAGGGCGTCTTCGACGATAAGAAGCGGTCCCTCTCCCAGCCCGTCGACGCGAAGGTCTGGGTCCCGATCATCGAGCGTAAGCAGGGCCAGGTCGTCTCCGTCTCCGGCGACGACGCCCAGGTGATGGACCTGGACACCTACGAGACGTTCACGATGCGCATCCCCGAGGACGAGAGCCTCGCCTCCGACGACGAGATCGAGTACCTCGAGTACGAGGGACAACGGAAGATCGTCGGATAA
- a CDS encoding 3-hydroxyacyl-CoA dehydrogenase family protein: protein MNVTVLGAGTMGHGIAQVTAMAGHDVTIRDIETGILDDGVDAIEKNLQGGVERDKLTQAEADAALDRIDTTTDLADAVADASFVIEAVPEDLDLKRDTFADVEEHVADDAIIASNTSSLSMTAIADALERPERAVGLHFFNPVHIMGLVEIIVAEQTSEGTLAAATDLVEEIDKEPVTVTDTAGFASSRLGVALGVEAIRMLEEGVASAEDIDQAMELGYNHPMGPLELTDVVGLDVRLDILEYLREELGERFKPPQTLKRKVRAGKLGKKSGEGFYVWEDGEVVGVSGDDDR from the coding sequence ATGAACGTTACCGTACTCGGAGCCGGCACGATGGGACACGGTATCGCACAGGTGACCGCGATGGCGGGCCACGACGTCACGATCCGCGACATCGAGACGGGGATCCTCGATGACGGGGTCGACGCGATCGAGAAGAACCTGCAGGGCGGCGTCGAGCGCGACAAGCTGACGCAGGCCGAGGCGGACGCGGCCCTCGACCGTATCGACACGACGACCGACCTCGCGGACGCGGTCGCGGACGCGTCGTTCGTGATCGAGGCCGTCCCCGAGGACCTCGACCTCAAACGCGACACCTTCGCGGACGTGGAGGAACACGTCGCCGACGACGCGATCATCGCCAGCAACACCTCCTCGCTGTCGATGACGGCGATCGCCGACGCCCTGGAGCGCCCCGAGCGCGCGGTCGGGCTCCACTTCTTCAATCCCGTCCACATTATGGGGCTCGTGGAGATCATCGTCGCCGAACAGACGAGCGAGGGGACGCTCGCCGCGGCGACCGATCTCGTCGAGGAGATCGACAAGGAGCCGGTGACGGTCACCGATACCGCGGGGTTCGCCTCCTCACGACTCGGGGTCGCGCTCGGCGTCGAGGCGATCCGGATGCTCGAGGAGGGCGTCGCCTCCGCCGAGGACATCGACCAGGCGATGGAGCTCGGCTACAACCACCCGATGGGCCCCCTCGAGCTGACCGACGTGGTCGGACTCGACGTCCGCCTCGACATCCTCGAGTACCTCCGCGAGGAGCTCGGCGAACGGTTCAAGCCGCCACAGACCCTCAAACGCAAGGTCCGCGCGGGCAAGCTCGGGAAGAAGTCCGGCGAGGGCTTCTACGTCTGGGAGGACGGCGAGGTCGTCGGCGTCAGCGGGGACGACGACCGATGA
- the speB gene encoding agmatinase: protein MFPGATTDREAASYVVVGAPLDATTTFQPGTRFGPDRVRQFSESYDDYDHRTASRFTDLSVHDAGDVHPWDDVSAYLDHLAAELRSVVLDDAVPATIGGEHTVTYAGVEAVDPDVLVVLDAHLDLRDDYAGNDWNHACVTRRALDTVDHAYVVGARTGSPAEWERAEADDVTVVPPEDVGEWIRSMQADGVLDGDSAYLSVDIDAADPGYAPGTGTMEPFGLSPRELRDAVRAVAPHAGGVDVVEVNDRDDGQTAALAGKLLREFVFTHAATRRD, encoded by the coding sequence ATGTTCCCGGGAGCGACGACCGATCGCGAGGCTGCCTCCTACGTGGTCGTCGGCGCTCCCCTCGATGCCACGACCACCTTTCAGCCGGGCACCCGGTTCGGACCGGATCGCGTCCGGCAGTTTTCCGAATCCTACGACGATTACGACCATCGGACGGCGAGCCGCTTCACCGACCTGAGCGTCCACGACGCCGGCGACGTCCACCCGTGGGACGACGTTTCCGCCTACCTCGATCACCTCGCCGCCGAGCTCCGGAGCGTCGTCCTCGACGACGCCGTCCCGGCGACGATCGGCGGCGAGCACACCGTCACCTACGCCGGCGTCGAGGCCGTCGATCCCGACGTCCTCGTGGTGCTCGACGCCCACCTCGACCTCCGGGACGACTACGCCGGGAACGACTGGAACCACGCCTGCGTCACCCGCCGGGCGCTCGATACCGTCGACCACGCGTACGTGGTCGGCGCCCGCACCGGCTCGCCCGCCGAGTGGGAGCGCGCCGAGGCGGACGACGTGACGGTCGTCCCGCCCGAGGACGTCGGCGAGTGGATACGGTCGATGCAAGCGGACGGCGTCCTCGACGGCGACTCGGCCTACCTCTCCGTCGACATCGACGCCGCCGACCCCGGATACGCGCCCGGTACCGGCACGATGGAGCCGTTCGGCCTCTCACCGCGGGAACTGCGGGACGCGGTTCGGGCGGTCGCGCCACACGCCGGCGGCGTCGACGTCGTCGAGGTGAACGACCGCGACGACGGCCAGACTGCGGCGCTCGCGGGGAAGCTCCTTCGCGAGTTCGTGTTCACGCACGCGGCCACACGTCGGGACTGA
- a CDS encoding NAD-dependent epimerase/dehydratase family protein, producing MNVIVTGGRGTSGRWIVDALTADHDVTCLDRELPANGGHPDVEYRALDLTDAGGTFDAITAIDPDAVVHWAAIPVAGTHPGVDLYRNNTLAAHNVLTAAGRVGADVVQASSDGAYGFFFAAETPVPDELPITENHALRPEDPYGLSKVVGEEIAETVARRDGVSIASIRPSWIQEPGSYPCRDPDYVTDRSAGAGNYWSYVDVRDVADLVVAALAGVTAPAGDDGATDVETAIEGHEAFNCVGPDNALGEPLRDLMRDHYGRLPEDCSVEGDASAYSTAKAERLLGWEPTRPWRDAADEPVEPPAV from the coding sequence ATGAACGTCATCGTCACCGGCGGCCGCGGGACCTCCGGTCGCTGGATCGTCGACGCGCTCACGGCCGACCACGACGTCACGTGTCTGGACCGCGAGCTCCCGGCGAACGGCGGCCATCCGGACGTGGAGTACCGGGCGCTCGACCTCACGGACGCGGGCGGGACCTTCGACGCGATCACCGCGATCGACCCCGACGCGGTGGTGCATTGGGCCGCGATCCCGGTCGCCGGAACCCATCCCGGCGTCGACCTCTACCGGAACAACACGCTGGCGGCCCACAACGTGCTCACGGCCGCCGGACGCGTCGGCGCGGACGTCGTCCAGGCGTCCTCGGACGGCGCCTACGGCTTCTTCTTCGCCGCCGAGACGCCGGTTCCGGACGAGCTCCCGATCACGGAGAACCACGCGCTGCGTCCGGAGGACCCCTACGGGCTCTCGAAGGTCGTGGGCGAGGAGATCGCCGAGACGGTCGCGCGCCGCGACGGCGTCTCGATCGCCTCGATCCGGCCCTCCTGGATCCAGGAGCCGGGATCGTACCCCTGCCGGGATCCGGACTACGTCACGGACCGGTCCGCCGGCGCCGGCAACTACTGGTCGTACGTGGACGTCCGGGACGTGGCCGACCTCGTCGTCGCCGCGCTCGCGGGCGTCACCGCGCCGGCGGGTGATGACGGGGCAACCGACGTCGAAACCGCGATCGAGGGCCACGAGGCGTTCAACTGCGTCGGCCCCGACAACGCGCTGGGGGAACCGCTTCGGGACCTGATGCGGGATCACTACGGCCGGCTGCCCGAGGACTGCTCGGTCGAGGGGGACGCGTCGGCCTACTCGACGGCCAAGGCGGAGCGGCTGCTCGGCTGGGAACCGACCCGGCCCTGGCGCGACGCCGCGGACGAGCCGGTCGAGCCGCCCGCGGTCTGA
- a CDS encoding DUF5787 family protein: MDARVDSEFRFELALCAALEDPDRVVARQLGGAVARPGARIVDVCVLEPGPAFADRASITPASIPDAALEADVGPGTAVPVADAFDLPPERARSVVETAVEIGYLERERRSGRDRVRATARYPDDWVGELVAIENNPDLGRPGDLRSQLRFDVELGLFDRVWLATASHVTRAHLNRIPEAVGVQRVDPETGGREVVRDPEVLPVERPGIEVVAEEGLRTDVEVVSPAAKARKRRRIAERAYGKGWRPDPPGCAHASTTADGGPYCDRFDRVVDPGRDCGEGCAAHEPADPPETDHETLRAANSAWVAEPDGAPRRQAGLDRFG, encoded by the coding sequence ATGGACGCCAGGGTCGACTCGGAGTTCCGGTTCGAGCTGGCGCTGTGTGCGGCCCTCGAGGACCCCGACCGCGTCGTGGCCCGCCAGCTCGGCGGCGCGGTCGCGCGGCCGGGCGCCCGGATCGTCGACGTTTGCGTCCTCGAGCCCGGACCGGCGTTCGCCGACCGGGCGTCGATAACTCCGGCGTCGATCCCCGACGCGGCCCTCGAGGCCGACGTCGGTCCCGGAACCGCCGTCCCGGTCGCCGACGCGTTCGATCTGCCGCCCGAACGAGCACGAAGCGTGGTCGAGACGGCGGTCGAGATCGGCTACCTCGAACGGGAGCGGCGCAGCGGTCGGGACCGCGTTCGCGCGACCGCCCGCTACCCGGACGACTGGGTGGGCGAGCTCGTCGCGATCGAGAACAATCCGGATCTCGGCCGTCCCGGCGACCTGCGGTCGCAGCTCCGGTTCGACGTCGAGCTCGGCCTCTTCGACCGGGTGTGGCTCGCGACGGCCTCCCACGTCACCCGCGCGCATTTAAACCGGATCCCGGAGGCGGTCGGCGTGCAGCGCGTCGACCCCGAGACCGGCGGTCGGGAGGTCGTTCGCGACCCGGAGGTCCTCCCGGTCGAGCGGCCGGGCATCGAGGTCGTCGCCGAGGAGGGCCTTCGAACCGACGTCGAGGTCGTGAGTCCGGCCGCGAAGGCCCGGAAGCGCCGCCGGATCGCGGAGCGGGCCTACGGGAAGGGCTGGCGACCTGACCCGCCGGGGTGTGCCCACGCGAGCACGACCGCGGACGGCGGTCCCTACTGCGATCGGTTCGATCGCGTGGTGGATCCCGGTCGCGACTGCGGGGAGGGCTGTGCGGCACACGAGCCGGCCGACCCGCCCGAAACGGACCACGAAACGCTGCGGGCGGCCAACTCGGCGTGGGTCGCGGAGCCCGACGGCGCGCCGCGCAGGCAGGCGGGACTCGACCGGTTCGGGTAG